TTTCATCAGCCAAATCCCCTcctgcacatatacacaaaagTTTTGCAGTCACATTCAATTGCACATCTGAATACAGGTCatggagctcattgaaaaaTAAGCGAACAGTAAACACAATATAATTGACATAAGTTACAATAAAGCTAAGAAGAGATGAGGGTGTGAGTGATGCTCCTGGAATTGGACAAAACCACAAATAAGCTGGATTGCTGTTTTAAGCTGGGAAAAAACATTGTGGCTTATATTCCCAAATTTACCATTTaagctttttctttcctttgtaaatttatatttactagCTACATCCTCCTGGGCCCCAcctttttttacattctttagATTTATTCTTGTGCATGTAGTTTTGCTTATGATGCTACTGTTTTTCGATAGACTTTGACTacctttttatttgctttttatttatttctttctctgctgtGCATTATTTGTTTGTAGAATGAGGCTCGAAAACTCAATCACCAAGAGGTGGCAGCAGAAGATGAGCGAAAAAAACGACCCGAAAATTTTGAAGCAAAGAGAAAGCGGATGGAGTGGGAGCAAGAGCAGGATACATTAAAGCAGGTACGTTTTGCCTTGTTTCCTTGCCTGATCTAGGTCAGCCACCAACTTACACACAGTACACTATTTCCTGGCCAAGATGGgagtttttgtgtctttttaagGATTAGGTTAGATCCTTCTTACTGGAacatttacaacatttatattcattaaaataaaataagcctTGAGTGCCATGCATAATTTGATATGACTAAGGCATTGAAAACATCATGCTATGACTTGGTTTACAAACCTGGTTGTTTCTTGTTGGTAAATTTTTCTGTGTATTAAAGGTGAGTGTAGCAGGTGTTCAACatccatttgtttatacattaaCCTACACCGTAGTTTGGCACCTTGATTTATGTGGTCAGTAGGAATGTGAGAGACAATGTCACTGACAGGAATCTTCTTCATGATGTACTATGTCTCAAAAGTTTCAAACTTTATGAGATCAGCTGTCAGTTCCCAGCTTTGACAGCTGTACAGGAAAATAGAGATGACCAGGCTTCTGTAcagatttcatttctttgccaCATTACaagaacagttttttaaaaacatcaaccCAAGCAGTTTTCCTTGTTTTCCTTCTGATGTAGACTTTCTTCACTTCCTCACATGCGGGCCATGGCTGTGAACAGTGACTTTTGATACTCAAATATTGCTTGGTCTGTTATAATACATTTCTCTGTTTGCCTGACTTTTGTTAGGTTGTCTGATGTTGATTTGTGATGAACATATACACAAGATCATGATGTTGATTAGAAGTCATGCAGTTAACTATAATTAAAAATCGTGTTTGTTATTCCAAGAAATTTTGTTCTACAATTATGAATTCAGCTGTGACATAATCCAGCTGTAGTATTGAAGagtggaggtttttttttttaagataaaagatGAAGGATAAAGGCAAAGTTTCCATTTTTAGATATTCAGGAATATATATTGAGGATGTAAAAAGGTAGTTTTAAGTTTAGCTGTTAACAACACGATTCATTTGAATGTTGCAGGAATGTCTTGCTAAAGGAGAGAACTATGACTTAGTTAAACTTCGTGATGTTGGGGCTGATGAGGCAGAGCGATgggaaaggaaaaagaagaagaaaaatccaGATACAGGATTTGcaggtaaaaataataataaagttctttacatttaatttttttctctcctgtctTTCCTGTATTCATGGACTTTATGATAAGAATGCTTTGTGGCATTTTAGAAGGCAAGACTGGCTATTTTCTAGCAGTTTTCTGCCACAATCCAAGCCTTCTTGCACACATCATTTGCCTAATACTTTATGCCTATTTCCctaacatcatttaaaaaataaaaacagatgcaTACAGATATTTAGAATAAAGTACACTGAGTAGTCAATAACTGTGAAAATATGGGATTTGCAGACTATGAGCAAGCAACTTACAGGCAGTATCAGCGCCTAACTAAGCAGATGAAGCCTGACCTCAACCAGTATGAAAGGCAGCgagaaaaaatgtatgttttattttaccactttactgatttttttttttagattgttcCAAGATAGTATTAAACAGTCTGTCTGACTGGTAGTCATAGtggtatgtatatatgtgcaaCATGCCTATActcaattttattcttttctctttctctcacactacATGAAGACACGTGCACAATTAGAGTTGAGTAGGAATGAGTCGATTAAAGTGTACAGAAAAGAGCATCCACATTAGTTTATATAGTAATGTGTTCATGGAGCAAGATGCCTATCATCATGAAACAGAAGAGTAAATGATGTCTTTCACGCTTTCAAATGAGGTCTTTCACGCATTCATTCATCCAGTTGTCCCTTGTCTGGTGCTGGTCATTGAGGGgcagcacatggatagatgtggTGATTGACAAAGTCTGCCACTCAGGCCTGTTTTGGGCAACAATGAGCTGAGCAGTCCACATATTCGTtttcataagccagttcttctgGGGACCATGATGTCGCCCTCCTTCCAAAGCACCTGGAAAGACAGTGTCGTGCCAGGTCACAGGGCCAAATCAGACCAGCTTACACTACTTGGCTGTTATGATTGGAGGTTTTTGGTGTCCTTCAAGTGTGGCATCTTCCCTGTATGATATCCAGAGCAGCCTTTTGAGGCACTTGGTTTTGGATGCCTTGATTCTCCTCACGATATTGGCGAACAGAACCTGATTCACTTTCCTAAAGCAGGATTGATACTATGAGGGATTTTGACAGATTATACGTCATAGTAAACCTGATAGTGTGGCTGCACCAGATCATGTCCAGCTTAGCCATTGTTTCTGTTGCGATTCTGGTGTGGATATTTGTCATGGAGCTGCTGTTTTTGGAGGGTGGCCCCCAAGTACTTGAGGTTTTACCTTCTCAGGCTGTCAATGCTCATGTAGATATCTGCTTTGCTTATTCCAATAAGCACGAggactttgcttttttcagtgctgctgtctgtctgtaggTAAGGTTGTGCAGTTCTTTGTTGGTATCTGCTATTACGTCGATGTCATTTGCAAAGCATAGATTACATATTGACCTTTCACAGATGGAAAGGGGATGGTTTTGGAGGGTTTCCCATGTGATGTTCTCCAGAAAGATGTTGAGCAGCACAGGTGGTAAGGGAGCATCTTGGACAGATGACTTCTGTTGTGTGAAAGGAAGTTCCCGTTTGGTTATCTAGTACTGATGTGTTTATCCCTCTTTGATGCTATAGCCGCTTGTGTCAGACTCttgtcaaaagcttttttttaaagtctgtggGTGATGAAGAGGATTTTCTATCGGGGTGTGACAGTTGAAGATAGCTCAACTGCGCTCCtgcctggtctgaagccagttTGTCTTGCATTTCCTCAGTGGTGTTGCTGATGTAATTCTGTATTagtttcagcatgactttgcttgggagACTGATAAGGCTTGtggttctgtagttttggcactgtttgctgtttcctttctttgggagGGGTATGACTGgtgactgcatccattctttgcattcccagactctttggcaaaGAGAAGCGAGGGACTTGTTTTATCCCCACCCTGCTCAAGCATCTCAGCTGAAACATTGTCATTGCTGAATAACTTCCCTTCTTTGGGCTATATATCCCACTTTTGACCTTTTCCAGTAGGACTGGTATGTCTGCAGATTAGGTGGTTGCACAAATACAACAGATCAATAACTGCctcaaatatttcttgtattaTATTAATAACTATAATATAATTGCTTTCAATAcagataataaacatttaaaaaaatgttaaacaggGGAGACGAGTTTTATGCTACAGCAGATACCCTGGGTTTGCACCAAAGGAAAGACCCTGAAGAGAACGTGGACAAAATGGTTGAAGATCTTGAGAAACAGTTAgtagttttgtttatgtaataATTTTGTAAGGAGCCTGATCTGTTTTATGTAAACAGATTTAAAGGAATGTAACTGAATGTATTGTAGTTTGTTGCATCCTGATTTATGTGATCTATCAAAGACTGTTTATCAGTACagcataaattattaattaaatgttttttaacatttgttgcACTTCTTACATAGATAtgaatacatgcacacatgaagACATTTCTCATGCATGGTTATGTAATATTGTGCTCATCTGTCCCGACAGGATTTCAAAACGAGAAAAATATAGTCGCAGAAGAACTTTCGATGAAGAAGCAGATATCGACTATATTAACGAACGAAACATGAAATTCAACAAAAAACTTGAGCGATTTTATGGCCAGTACACAGCAGAGATCAAACAGAATCTCGAAAGAGGAACAGCTGTTTAGAGATGGAATACCTAGGGAACTCGACATAGTGCATGCGCAAGCCAACTTCTAGCACATGCACGGGTTTTCCACAACAATCGGAGGACAATTAAACATCTTTTCACGTCACGTTCTTGACCAAAAGCTGAAATATGCTGCATTTTGTGTGTACATAAAGTATTATGTTATATTAAAATCCACTTGATATGTTTCCATgattttcagacttttttttggATGCATGTCACAGAACTCCCCGAAGCAGTGcaatgtaaataaagaaaaaagaatcgtCTGCAGCTCAGAGCACTACTTATCCACCTTAAATTTCATATTCCTTTACATACACTGATGCACATTATTGTGCTCACTgcaaaaaaattgcttcaatGAAATTGATAAAAACAAGAAGACTTTGATAACACTTTAATTGTTAGATGTCTGTCATCGAatacataaaacaaatgttacacTTTGTCATGAAATTGCTAAGTCATAATTAACTttcctatcttttttttttctgaaaccatACATAATCGTCGTCATCCACAGAACAAATATTTGTACTAAATGAACTGCTTCACCAGTCCTTTCCAACAAAATTTCCTTGAAATGCGTTTGGTgcttaaaatgtaataattttccAACGATTTGCTCAAAgtgttttacagaaatgaaaacagaagtaaaaaaatcaacaaccatgcacccatatttaCAGCTAGACCTGCTCATGCATgaaatacagacacacgtgaTAGGCATGATCATTGTTAGAACATGATCGCtgttctgaaaatgtaaaaaaaaattaattagaaaTACCTGCtgcactctctttctttctgttttatttgatcTGTTGATTTACCGTAAATCTATTAAGCGCACCTATAGCTGTATATATAAGCCGCACccactaaattttaaaaacaata
The sequence above is a segment of the Pomacea canaliculata isolate SZHN2017 linkage group LG6, ASM307304v1, whole genome shotgun sequence genome. Coding sequences within it:
- the LOC112566048 gene encoding pre-mRNA-splicing factor SYF2-like — protein: MASATPSSSGTTSNKSARLNRLRNLELKMNEARKLNHQEVAAEDERKKRPENFEAKRKRMEWEQEQDTLKQECLAKGENYDLVKLRDVGADEAERWERKKKKKNPDTGFADYEQATYRQYQRLTKQMKPDLNQYERQREKMGDEFYATADTLGLHQRKDPEENVDKMVEDLEKQISKREKYSRRRTFDEEADIDYINERNMKFNKKLERFYGQYTAEIKQNLERGTAV